The following are encoded together in the Pectobacterium punjabense genome:
- the pyrG gene encoding glutamine hydrolyzing CTP synthase, which translates to MTTNYIFVTGGVVSSLGKGIAAASLAAILEARGLNVTIMKLDPYINVDPGTMSPTQHGEVFVTEDGAETDLDLGHYERFIRTKMSRRNNFTTGRIYSDVLRKERRGDYLGATIQVIPHITNAIKERIIEGGEGHDVVLVEIGGTVGDIESLPFLEAIRQMAVQVGREHTLFMHLTLVPYLAAAGEVKTKPTQHSVKELLSIGIQPDVLICRSDRTVPANERAKIALFCNVPEKAVISLKDIDSIYKIPSLLKSQGLDDYICKRFSLDCPEANLSEWEQVVYEEANPGGEVTIGMVGKYVALPDAYKSVIEALKHGGLKNRLTVNIKLIDSQDVETRGVEVLKDLDAILIPGGFGYRGVEGKIMSANYARENNIPYLGICLGMQVALMEFARNVVGMEGANSTEFVPDCKYPVVALITEWRDENGNVEVRDEASDLGGTMRVGGQQCHLTEGSLVRQMYGEQTIIERHRHRYEVNNMLLKQIEAAGLRVAGLSADRKLVEIIELPDHPWFVACQFHPEFTSTPRDGHPLFAGFVKAAGAYQKRQVK; encoded by the coding sequence ATGACAACTAATTATATTTTTGTGACCGGCGGGGTCGTTTCCTCTCTGGGTAAAGGCATTGCCGCAGCCTCTCTGGCGGCTATTCTTGAAGCCCGTGGCCTCAACGTTACCATCATGAAACTGGACCCGTACATCAACGTGGATCCGGGCACGATGAGCCCGACGCAGCACGGTGAAGTGTTTGTCACCGAAGACGGTGCCGAAACCGATCTGGACTTGGGTCACTACGAGCGTTTCATCCGCACCAAAATGTCGCGCCGCAACAACTTCACCACTGGCCGTATCTACTCTGATGTCCTGCGCAAAGAGCGCCGCGGCGACTATCTGGGTGCGACCATCCAGGTGATCCCACATATCACCAATGCAATTAAAGAGCGCATCATTGAAGGTGGCGAAGGTCACGATGTTGTTCTGGTAGAAATCGGCGGTACTGTCGGTGATATCGAATCTTTGCCGTTCCTTGAAGCGATTCGGCAGATGGCGGTACAAGTGGGCCGCGAGCACACGCTGTTTATGCACCTGACGCTGGTGCCGTATCTGGCGGCGGCGGGTGAAGTGAAAACCAAGCCAACGCAGCACTCCGTTAAAGAACTGCTTTCTATCGGTATTCAGCCTGACGTGCTGATTTGCCGTTCCGACCGCACCGTGCCTGCCAACGAGCGTGCAAAAATTGCTTTATTCTGTAATGTGCCGGAAAAAGCAGTAATCTCCCTTAAAGACATTGATTCAATTTATAAAATCCCGTCGCTATTGAAATCGCAGGGGCTGGACGATTATATTTGTAAACGATTCAGCTTGGACTGTCCCGAGGCAAACCTGTCAGAATGGGAACAGGTTGTGTACGAAGAAGCCAACCCGGGCGGCGAAGTCACTATCGGTATGGTCGGCAAGTATGTTGCGCTGCCGGATGCCTACAAGTCTGTGATTGAAGCACTGAAACACGGTGGTTTGAAGAATCGCCTGACGGTGAACATCAAGTTGATCGACTCACAGGATGTTGAAACCCGTGGTGTCGAAGTATTGAAAGATTTGGACGCTATCCTGATTCCTGGCGGCTTCGGCTATCGTGGCGTCGAAGGGAAAATCATGTCGGCGAATTACGCCCGTGAGAACAACATCCCTTATCTGGGCATTTGCCTGGGGATGCAGGTCGCATTAATGGAATTTGCCCGTAACGTTGTTGGGATGGAAGGGGCAAACTCAACAGAGTTTGTGCCAGACTGTAAGTACCCTGTCGTTGCGTTGATCACGGAATGGCGTGATGAGAACGGCAATGTTGAAGTCCGTGATGAAGCCAGCGATCTGGGCGGTACCATGCGTGTTGGCGGGCAGCAATGCCATCTGACCGAAGGTAGTCTGGTGCGTCAGATGTACGGTGAACAAACGATTATCGAACGTCACCGCCATCGTTATGAAGTTAACAACATGCTGTTGAAACAGATTGAAGCGGCGGGATTACGGGTTGCTGGTCTTTCCGCCGACCGCAAACTGGTGGAGATTATCGAGTTACCCGATCATCCTTGGTTCGTTGCCTGTCAATTCCACCCGGAATTCACATCAACGCCGCGAGATGGACATCCCCTGTTTGCCGGCTTTGTCAAAGCCGCTGGCGCGTACCAGAAGCGTCAGGTGAAGTAA
- the eno gene encoding phosphopyruvate hydratase: protein MSKIVKVIGREIIDSRGNPTVEAEVHLEGGFVGLAAAPSGASTGSREALELRDGDKSRFLGKGVTKAVAAVNGPIAQAVLGKDAKDQANIDKIMIDLDGTENKSKFGANAILAVSLAAAKAAAASKGLPLYAHIAELNGTPGKYSMPLPMMNIINGGEHADNNVDIQEFMIQPVGAKTLKEAIRMGSEVFHTLAKVLKSKGMGTAVGDEGGYAPNLGSNAEALAVIAEAVKAAGYELGKDITLAMDCAASEFYKDGKYVLAGEGNKAFTSEEFTHFLEDLTKQYPIVSIEDGLDESDWAGFAYQTKVLGDKIQLVGDDLFVTNTKILKEGIEKGIANSILIKFNQIGSLTETLAAIKMAKDAGYTAVISHRSGETEDATIADLAVGTAAGQIKTGSMSRSDRVAKYNQLIRIEEALGDSAPFNGLKEVKGQ from the coding sequence ATGTCCAAAATTGTTAAAGTCATCGGCCGTGAAATCATCGACTCACGCGGAAACCCAACTGTTGAAGCTGAAGTTCATCTGGAAGGTGGTTTTGTAGGTCTGGCTGCTGCGCCATCAGGGGCTTCTACTGGCTCTCGCGAAGCGCTGGAACTGCGTGACGGTGACAAATCCCGTTTTCTGGGCAAAGGCGTAACGAAAGCCGTTGCTGCGGTTAACGGCCCGATTGCTCAGGCTGTACTGGGTAAAGACGCGAAAGATCAGGCGAACATCGACAAGATCATGATCGACCTGGACGGTACTGAGAACAAATCCAAGTTCGGTGCTAACGCCATTCTGGCTGTGTCTCTGGCTGCTGCTAAAGCGGCTGCCGCGTCAAAAGGTCTGCCGCTGTATGCGCATATCGCTGAGCTGAACGGCACCCCAGGTAAATATTCTATGCCTCTGCCAATGATGAACATCATCAACGGTGGCGAGCACGCGGATAACAACGTTGATATCCAAGAGTTCATGATTCAGCCTGTTGGTGCAAAAACGCTGAAAGAAGCCATCCGTATGGGTTCTGAAGTGTTCCACACTCTGGCTAAAGTTCTGAAATCCAAAGGTATGGGTACGGCTGTTGGTGACGAAGGTGGCTATGCGCCAAACCTGGGTTCCAACGCCGAAGCGCTGGCCGTTATCGCTGAAGCGGTAAAAGCAGCAGGCTACGAGCTGGGCAAAGACATCACGCTGGCGATGGACTGTGCAGCATCTGAATTCTACAAAGACGGTAAATACGTTCTGGCTGGCGAAGGCAACAAAGCGTTCACCTCTGAAGAATTCACCCACTTCCTGGAAGATCTGACCAAACAGTACCCAATCGTGTCCATCGAAGACGGTCTGGACGAATCTGACTGGGCTGGCTTCGCTTACCAGACTAAAGTTCTGGGCGACAAAATCCAGCTGGTTGGTGACGATCTGTTCGTAACCAACACCAAGATCCTGAAAGAAGGTATCGAGAAAGGCATCGCTAACTCTATCCTGATCAAATTCAACCAGATCGGTTCTCTGACCGAAACGCTGGCTGCAATTAAAATGGCGAAAGACGCAGGCTACACGGCTGTTATCTCTCACCGTTCAGGCGAAACTGAAGATGCAACCATCGCTGACCTGGCAGTAGGTACCGCAGCAGGCCAGATCAAAACCGGTTCTATGAGCCGTTCTGATCGCGTTGCTAAATACAACCAGCTGATTCGTATCGAAGAAGCACTGGGTGATTCTGCGCCGTTCAACGGCCTGAAAGAAGTTAAAGGCCAGTAA
- the rlmD gene encoding 23S rRNA (uracil(1939)-C(5))-methyltransferase RlmD, with protein MAQFYSPNRRVTTRKAVPAKNLTVTVASLDPFGQGVARHEGKTVFVTGVLPGEQAEVQLTEEKRQFSHAKLKRLLTLSPQRVEPQCPHFTRCGGCQQQHAEITLQQSSKTVALMRMMTRETGVELPAASLIAGTPYAYRRRARLALYFQAKEQRLLMGYRQANSHDLVDIKTCPVLRPELEVLLQPLRECLNRLKAVKRLGHAELVQAENGPLLVLRHLDPLHPSDEQALRDFAQQQSVSVYLASDADSLTCLHGEEPVYHVAGLTLAFSPRDFIQVNDAVNQQMVTQALTWLDVQPQDRILDLFCGMGNFTLPLAQRAASVVGVEGVTALVEKGRENARRNALSNVTFFHQNLEDDVTQQPWAAQGFDKILLDPARAGAAGVMEQITRLAPKRVVYVSCNATTLARDSKVLLAAGYRLANVAMLDMFPHTGHLESMALFLHDSGTRKA; from the coding sequence ATGGCGCAATTCTACTCTCCAAACCGGCGTGTGACGACCCGGAAAGCAGTTCCAGCGAAAAACCTTACTGTCACGGTGGCGTCACTTGATCCATTTGGGCAGGGCGTGGCGCGTCACGAAGGCAAGACGGTTTTTGTTACAGGTGTGCTGCCGGGAGAGCAGGCCGAGGTGCAATTGACGGAAGAGAAGCGTCAGTTTTCGCATGCAAAACTTAAACGCCTGTTGACGCTTAGCCCGCAGCGCGTTGAGCCTCAGTGCCCTCATTTTACCCGCTGTGGCGGCTGTCAGCAGCAGCATGCAGAAATTACGTTGCAACAGAGCAGCAAAACGGTGGCATTGATGCGCATGATGACGCGGGAAACGGGCGTTGAGCTGCCTGCGGCATCGCTGATTGCTGGCACACCTTATGCCTATCGGAGGCGTGCGCGGCTTGCGTTATACTTTCAGGCAAAAGAGCAACGATTGTTGATGGGCTATCGGCAGGCAAATTCTCACGATCTGGTGGATATCAAAACCTGTCCGGTATTGCGTCCCGAGCTTGAAGTACTGCTACAACCGCTGCGCGAATGTTTGAATCGACTAAAAGCGGTAAAGCGTCTTGGGCATGCAGAACTGGTGCAAGCGGAGAACGGTCCGCTGCTGGTGCTGAGGCATCTTGATCCGCTGCATCCATCGGATGAGCAGGCGTTACGTGATTTTGCCCAGCAGCAGAGTGTCTCGGTTTATCTGGCATCGGATGCCGATTCGTTGACGTGTCTACACGGTGAAGAGCCGGTCTATCACGTCGCCGGGCTGACGCTGGCATTTAGCCCGCGTGATTTTATTCAGGTTAATGATGCGGTTAACCAGCAGATGGTCACGCAGGCGCTAACGTGGCTGGATGTGCAACCGCAGGATAGAATATTGGATCTGTTTTGCGGCATGGGCAATTTCACGCTGCCGCTGGCACAGCGTGCTGCCAGCGTTGTCGGTGTGGAAGGGGTTACTGCGTTAGTCGAGAAAGGGCGCGAGAATGCCCGACGCAATGCGCTGTCGAATGTCACATTTTTTCACCAAAATCTTGAGGATGACGTCACGCAGCAGCCGTGGGCGGCTCAGGGTTTTGATAAGATATTACTTGATCCGGCACGTGCGGGCGCAGCAGGCGTGATGGAGCAGATAACCAGACTGGCACCGAAACGGGTGGTGTATGTTTCCTGTAACGCCACGACGCTAGCACGCGACAGCAAAGTATTACTCGCCGCCGGTTACCGGCTAGCGAATGTCGCGATGTTGGATATGTTTCCACATACCGGACACCTTGAATCGATGGCACTGTTTTTGCACGATTCCGGCACGCGGAAGGCTTAA
- the mazG gene encoding nucleoside triphosphate pyrophosphohydrolase — translation MTVSLTNLPSIERLLAIMKTLRDPENGCPWDKKQTFDTIAPYTLEETYEVLDAISRQDFDDLRGELGDLLFQVVFYAQMAQEKGLFDFSDVCNAISDKLERRHPHIFGELTLTDSDAVLANWEQTKAQERAEKDRHSPLDDIPDALPALMKAQKIQQRCASVGFDWDSLGPVLDKVYEEIDEVMFEARQAVVDEEKLGEEIGDLLFATVNLSRHLGHKAENALQAANRKFTRRFREVEQIVTASGKTLEQATLDEMEAAWQQVKKQETGH, via the coding sequence ATGACCGTATCTTTGACGAATTTACCTTCCATTGAGCGTCTGCTCGCCATCATGAAAACCCTCCGCGATCCCGAAAATGGCTGTCCGTGGGACAAGAAACAGACTTTTGATACCATCGCGCCTTATACGCTGGAAGAAACGTATGAGGTGCTGGATGCCATCAGTCGTCAGGATTTTGATGATTTGCGCGGTGAGTTAGGTGATTTGCTGTTTCAGGTGGTGTTTTACGCGCAGATGGCGCAGGAAAAAGGATTGTTCGATTTTTCCGACGTGTGTAACGCCATCAGCGACAAGCTAGAGCGCCGGCATCCGCATATTTTCGGCGAACTGACGCTGACGGATAGCGATGCTGTGTTGGCAAACTGGGAACAAACCAAAGCGCAGGAGCGCGCGGAGAAAGATCGTCATTCGCCGTTGGATGATATTCCTGATGCGTTGCCTGCCTTGATGAAAGCGCAAAAAATTCAGCAGCGTTGTGCGTCTGTTGGCTTCGATTGGGACAGTCTGGGACCGGTGCTCGATAAAGTGTATGAAGAGATCGATGAGGTGATGTTTGAGGCGCGGCAAGCCGTTGTCGATGAAGAAAAATTGGGCGAAGAGATTGGTGATTTATTGTTCGCCACGGTTAATCTCTCTCGTCATCTGGGACACAAGGCCGAGAATGCGTTACAGGCTGCCAATCGCAAGTTTACTCGTCGTTTTCGTGAGGTAGAACAAATCGTTACCGCATCGGGAAAAACGCTGGAACAGGCGACGTTAGATGAAATGGAAGCCGCGTGGCAGCAGGTGAAAAAACAAGAAACCGGCCATTGA
- a CDS encoding TonB-dependent receptor, producing MKARKNNRKKAQWLLPALMVVVPPVLSAEPATIKDSEKTKAADVMVVKADRSEANANLAGAGMTADDVEIGPLGKRSRLDTPYSTTTVTEAMIANQQAKNVNDLLKYNASSQMQARGGIDVGRPQSRGMQGSVLANSRLDGLNIISTTAFPVEMLERLDVINSLTGALYGPASPAGQFNFTQKRPTAQTLNRFTVGYSGKGAAMGHADLGGHLGDENQFGYRINLLHDEGEGSISNSTLRRQLASVAFDWNLSPDTVLEVNASEYRFRKMGYASGFSYGPTIQLPSAPDVTKQGYGQSFAGLDLVTKTASTRLKHYFNNNWYASGGVGYQTADRGMRSLSNTITNNQGAVSTSLTQPYSAGRFKVLSNTLQLNGHIDTNGPSHDVVFSTTGYQWTIYNGLGNSKRFPLGNSTIDSPRSYTDPSDGRFYMGSGRYKSSRTSQQAITAGDTITFNDRWSAMGVVSQSWITSRSFGSDGEVTRDTGTSPTLSLMYKPLPNVMTYVAYADSLEQGGTAPTDDYVVNKGQTLKPYRSTQYEAGVKSQWDGLNLNAAIFRLERPFAYVAADNVFKEQGNQVNTGLELMADGEVFSGLHLYGGMTLLDPKLKDTELAVTRNKRVVGVPKFQANLLTEYSHPSYPNMVYMANLHYTGKRAANDANTAWADSYVTLDLGTRYGFKIYDKPAAFRIALNNVTNEHYWASIFPGSTDGINGGANAFVGDPREIRASLTVDW from the coding sequence ATGAAAGCCCGAAAAAATAATAGAAAAAAAGCACAGTGGTTATTGCCAGCATTAATGGTGGTTGTTCCACCGGTATTAAGCGCCGAACCGGCAACGATCAAAGACAGCGAAAAGACAAAAGCGGCTGACGTGATGGTCGTCAAAGCCGATCGCAGCGAGGCGAATGCGAATCTGGCTGGTGCAGGTATGACGGCCGACGATGTAGAGATCGGGCCATTAGGCAAACGCTCAAGGTTGGATACGCCGTATTCGACCACGACTGTGACGGAAGCCATGATAGCCAATCAGCAGGCAAAAAATGTTAACGATCTCCTCAAATATAACGCGTCCAGCCAGATGCAGGCGCGCGGCGGCATTGACGTGGGTCGTCCTCAAAGCCGTGGTATGCAAGGAAGCGTGCTGGCGAATAGCAGATTGGATGGGTTAAATATTATTTCCACCACCGCCTTTCCGGTTGAGATGCTGGAGCGACTGGATGTGATTAATAGCCTGACTGGCGCACTGTATGGGCCTGCCAGCCCAGCCGGACAGTTTAACTTTACGCAGAAAAGGCCAACGGCGCAGACGTTAAACCGTTTTACCGTAGGCTATTCTGGTAAAGGTGCGGCGATGGGCCATGCCGATCTGGGCGGACATCTGGGTGACGAAAACCAGTTCGGTTATCGCATCAACCTGTTGCACGATGAAGGTGAGGGGAGTATCAGCAACAGCACGCTGAGACGGCAGCTCGCCAGCGTCGCGTTTGACTGGAACCTCTCGCCCGACACGGTGTTGGAAGTCAATGCCAGCGAGTATCGCTTCAGAAAAATGGGCTATGCCAGTGGCTTTTCCTATGGCCCGACGATTCAGTTACCCAGCGCACCGGACGTGACGAAACAGGGATACGGGCAGAGCTTTGCGGGGCTCGATTTGGTGACGAAAACCGCCAGCACGCGTCTGAAGCACTACTTCAACAATAACTGGTATGCCTCGGGCGGGGTGGGCTATCAAACTGCCGATCGCGGTATGCGCTCGCTGTCGAATACGATTACTAACAATCAGGGCGCGGTGAGTACTTCTCTGACGCAGCCTTACAGTGCCGGGCGCTTTAAGGTATTGAGCAATACGCTGCAACTGAATGGCCATATCGATACGAACGGGCCTTCTCATGACGTGGTCTTCAGCACCACCGGATACCAGTGGACAATCTATAACGGACTGGGTAATAGCAAGCGCTTCCCGCTGGGAAACAGCACCATTGATTCACCGCGTAGTTATACCGATCCTAGCGACGGGCGTTTCTATATGGGATCGGGACGCTATAAATCCAGCCGTACCAGTCAGCAGGCGATCACCGCCGGCGATACCATTACGTTTAACGATCGCTGGTCGGCCATGGGCGTCGTGAGCCAAAGTTGGATTACCTCACGCAGTTTTGGCTCTGATGGTGAAGTGACCCGTGATACGGGCACTAGCCCGACGCTGTCTCTGATGTACAAACCTTTGCCTAACGTGATGACGTATGTCGCCTATGCCGATTCGTTGGAGCAGGGCGGCACCGCGCCAACAGATGATTATGTGGTGAATAAAGGGCAGACGCTGAAGCCTTATCGCAGTACCCAGTATGAAGCGGGGGTGAAATCGCAGTGGGATGGGCTGAATCTGAACGCGGCTATTTTCCGTCTGGAGCGCCCCTTCGCGTATGTCGCAGCAGATAACGTATTCAAAGAGCAGGGTAATCAGGTCAATACGGGTCTGGAGTTGATGGCGGATGGTGAAGTGTTTTCCGGCTTGCATCTCTATGGCGGCATGACACTGTTAGATCCTAAGCTGAAAGACACTGAATTAGCCGTAACACGTAATAAGCGCGTGGTTGGTGTGCCGAAATTCCAAGCTAATTTGCTGACGGAATATAGCCACCCGTCTTACCCTAATATGGTCTATATGGCGAACCTTCACTACACCGGTAAACGCGCAGCTAATGATGCTAATACGGCCTGGGCGGATAGTTATGTCACGCTGGATCTGGGTACACGCTACGGTTTTAAAATTTATGATAAACCTGCGGCGTTTCGCATTGCGCTCAATAACGTCACCAACGAACATTACTGGGCTTCCATATTCCCTGGCAGCACGGACGGCATTAACGGCGGTGCCAATGCGTTTGTCGGCGATCCGCGTGAAATTCGCGCTTCTCTGACCGTAGACTGGTGA
- the relA gene encoding GTP diphosphokinase, with the protein MVAVRSAHLNTAGEFVPDAWIASLGIASQQSCERLAETWRYCEQQTQDHADASLLLWRGIEMVEILSTLSMDNDSMRAALLFPLADANVVDEPTLEAAFGKNIVDLVHGVRDMDAIRQLKATQNDSGASEQVDNIRRMLLAMVEDFRCVVIKLAERIAHLREVKDAPEEERVLAAKECTNIYAPLANRLGIGQLKWELEDFCFRYLHPDEYKKIAKLLHERRIDRAQYIDDFVKTLRDAMKEEGVQAEIYGRPKHIYSIWRKMQKKALSFDELFDVRAVRIVVERLQDCYGALGIVHTHYRHLPDEFDDYVANPKPNGYQSIHTVVLGPGGKTLEIQIRTRQMHEDAELGVAAHWKYKEGTSVGGRSGYEGRIAWLRKLLAWQEEMADSNDVLDEVRSQVFDDRVYVFTPKGDVVDLPAGSTPLDFAYHIHSDIGHRCIGAKISGRIVPFTYQLQMGDQIEVITQKQPNPSRDWLNPNLGYITTSRGRSKIQNWFRKQDRDKNILAGRQILDDELAHLGVSLKAAEKLLLPRYNVNSLDELLAAIGGGDVRLNQMVNFLQSQLKQPSAEELDREALRQLTQKTHQPPARSNNKDNGRVVVEGVGNLMHHIARCCQPIPGDEITGFITRGRGISIHRADCEQLDELRASSPERIVDAVWGESYSSGYSLVVRVIANDRSGLLRDITTILANEKVNVLGVASRSDTKQQLATIDMDIEIYNLQVLGRILAKLNQLPDVIDARRQQGA; encoded by the coding sequence ATGGTTGCGGTAAGAAGTGCGCATTTGAATACGGCAGGTGAATTTGTCCCTGACGCGTGGATTGCTTCACTGGGCATTGCCAGTCAGCAATCGTGTGAACGTTTAGCCGAAACCTGGCGTTACTGTGAACAGCAAACGCAAGATCACGCCGATGCCTCGTTATTGCTGTGGCGTGGCATCGAAATGGTGGAAATCCTGTCCACGCTCAGCATGGACAATGACAGCATGCGCGCAGCGCTGCTCTTTCCGCTGGCAGATGCAAACGTGGTCGATGAACCGACGCTGGAAGCCGCGTTTGGGAAAAACATCGTTGATTTGGTGCATGGCGTGCGCGATATGGATGCAATCCGCCAGCTCAAAGCGACGCAGAATGATTCGGGCGCGTCTGAGCAGGTTGATAACATCCGCCGCATGCTGCTGGCGATGGTGGAAGATTTCCGCTGCGTGGTGATCAAGCTCGCCGAGCGGATTGCACACCTGCGAGAAGTGAAAGATGCCCCGGAAGAAGAACGGGTATTGGCGGCCAAAGAGTGTACCAATATCTACGCGCCGCTGGCTAACCGCTTGGGCATCGGCCAACTGAAATGGGAGCTGGAGGATTTCTGCTTCCGCTACCTGCATCCTGATGAATATAAAAAAATCGCCAAACTGTTGCACGAGCGGCGCATCGATCGTGCGCAGTACATTGATGATTTTGTCAAAACGCTGCGCGATGCGATGAAAGAAGAGGGCGTGCAGGCAGAGATCTACGGCCGTCCCAAGCATATCTACAGCATCTGGCGCAAGATGCAGAAAAAAGCACTGTCGTTCGATGAACTGTTCGATGTGCGTGCGGTACGCATTGTTGTCGAGCGTTTACAGGATTGCTACGGCGCGCTCGGTATCGTGCATACGCACTATCGTCATCTGCCGGATGAGTTTGACGACTACGTTGCTAACCCCAAACCGAATGGCTATCAATCCATCCACACCGTGGTGTTAGGGCCGGGCGGGAAGACGCTCGAAATCCAGATTCGTACGCGTCAGATGCATGAAGACGCTGAACTGGGCGTCGCAGCACACTGGAAATACAAAGAAGGCACCTCCGTGGGTGGGCGTTCTGGCTATGAAGGCCGTATTGCCTGGCTGCGTAAACTGCTTGCCTGGCAGGAAGAGATGGCCGACTCGAATGACGTGCTGGACGAAGTCCGTAGTCAGGTGTTCGACGATCGCGTCTATGTCTTTACGCCAAAAGGTGATGTGGTCGATCTTCCTGCCGGTTCCACGCCGCTGGACTTCGCTTATCACATCCACAGTGATATCGGGCATCGCTGCATCGGGGCGAAAATCAGCGGACGGATTGTGCCGTTTACCTACCAACTGCAAATGGGCGATCAAATTGAAGTTATCACCCAGAAGCAGCCTAACCCAAGCCGTGACTGGCTGAATCCGAATCTGGGGTATATCACCACCAGCCGCGGACGATCCAAGATCCAGAACTGGTTCCGTAAACAAGATCGCGACAAGAACATTCTGGCAGGTCGACAGATTCTGGATGACGAGCTGGCGCATTTGGGAGTTAGCCTGAAAGCGGCGGAAAAACTGCTGCTACCGCGCTACAACGTGAATTCGCTGGATGAATTACTGGCCGCGATTGGCGGCGGTGATGTTCGTCTGAACCAAATGGTGAATTTCCTGCAATCGCAGTTAAAACAGCCGAGTGCGGAAGAACTGGATCGCGAAGCCCTGCGCCAGCTGACGCAAAAAACGCATCAGCCGCCAGCGCGCAGCAATAACAAAGACAATGGCCGTGTGGTCGTTGAAGGTGTTGGCAATCTGATGCATCACATTGCCCGCTGCTGCCAGCCAATTCCGGGTGATGAAATCACCGGATTTATCACACGCGGACGGGGAATTTCGATTCACCGCGCTGACTGTGAACAGTTGGACGAACTGCGAGCCAGCTCGCCGGAGCGGATTGTGGATGCGGTATGGGGTGAAAGTTACTCCAGCGGCTATTCGCTAGTGGTGAGGGTAATTGCTAACGATCGCAGCGGTCTGCTACGAGATATCACCACGATTCTGGCGAATGAGAAAGTCAATGTACTGGGCGTCGCCAGCCGTAGCGACACCAAGCAGCAGTTGGCGACGATTGATATGGATATTGAAATCTACAACCTGCAAGTGCTGGGCCGCATTCTGGCGAAGCTCAACCAACTACCGGATGTGATTGATGCACGGCGCCAGCAGGGGGCGTAA